The Hydrogenobacter thermophilus TK-6 genome window below encodes:
- the ruvX gene encoding Holliday junction resolvase RuvX: MKVLALDYGSKRIGLALGDTSLNIASPLGVFENREGVVEKIRNLISEYRVSLLIVGLPLTPRGQKGQRAKEVEEFVKKLRESLPEEIELLMWDERYTTKEAYWLLQDLPPTKRKKLKDSLSAYIILKEYLESL, from the coding sequence TTGAAAGTACTGGCTCTTGATTATGGAAGCAAACGCATAGGACTTGCCTTAGGGGACACATCGCTGAACATAGCCTCCCCTCTTGGTGTCTTTGAAAATAGGGAAGGGGTGGTTGAGAAGATAAGGAATTTAATTAGCGAATACAGAGTTTCCCTGCTAATAGTAGGGCTACCACTTACACCACGAGGGCAAAAAGGACAGAGAGCAAAAGAGGTGGAGGAGTTTGTAAAAAAATTAAGAGAGAGTTTGCCTGAGGAGATAGAGCTTTTAATGTGGGATGAAAGATACACTACAAAAGAAGCTTACTGGCTTTTGCAAGACCTCCCACCCACCAAAAGAAAAAAGTTAAAGGATAGTTTATCTGCGTATATAATACTTAAAGAGTACCTGGAAAGCTTATGA
- a CDS encoding YgaP family membrane protein: MEKNMATWDRAVRVLLGIIFLYLAFTKGGAWWILGIIGIVFIGTSAVGFCPLYKVLGFKTG, translated from the coding sequence ATGGAAAAAAACATGGCAACTTGGGACAGGGCGGTCAGGGTTCTGCTGGGCATCATATTTCTCTACCTTGCCTTCACCAAAGGAGGAGCATGGTGGATACTGGGTATAATAGGGATAGTGTTTATAGGAACTTCTGCAGTTGGCTTTTGTCCTCTTTACAAGGTACTTGGCTTTAAGACAGGTTGA
- a CDS encoding DUF1122 family protein: MNAFEEFIETLKEGIVCKGKRLYLSKRDKGRFAEEENLTLSLDERSLLFAKVFYGRKPYWREWIELFNIEPEFFSSPFEDELYQLISRHFGRIFVEYYEDRETSFQLEKGVPAENTRLGQKLIKCGYKYLRNWYYPEGWMEGGQKLQGEK, translated from the coding sequence ATGAACGCCTTTGAAGAGTTTATAGAAACTCTAAAAGAAGGTATAGTGTGCAAAGGGAAAAGATTATACTTATCAAAGAGGGATAAGGGAAGATTTGCGGAGGAGGAGAATCTCACACTTAGCTTGGACGAAAGAAGTCTTCTTTTTGCAAAGGTCTTTTACGGTAGGAAACCCTACTGGAGAGAGTGGATAGAGCTTTTTAACATTGAGCCGGAGTTTTTCTCAAGCCCCTTTGAAGATGAACTTTACCAGCTCATATCACGGCACTTTGGAAGGATATTCGTTGAGTATTATGAAGATAGAGAAACATCTTTCCAGCTTGAAAAAGGCGTGCCTGCAGAAAATACAAGGCTTGGACAGAAGCTCATAAAGTGTGGCTATAAATACCTTAGGAACTGGTACTATCCCGAAGGGTGGATGGAGGGCGGACAAAAACTACAGGGAGAAAAGTGA
- the hisS gene encoding histidine--tRNA ligase has product MAEFQSVRGFHDIFGQELKKFRYVSDTVRSLLKLYNFEEIILPVVEYLEVFQRSIGEVTDIVQKEMFVFQDRKGRWLALRPEGTAGAVRAYIQNRLYALKPYVKLFYEGPMFRYERPQAGRYRQFHQIGAEVFGTLDPQVDAQMIEMVHTILTKLGISATIEINSIGCRVCRPSYKKALSDYLEDVVGHLCDVCLDRKDKNPLRVLDCKVETCKEAVKQAPKMVDYLCQECATHYETLKSYLDMLSIPYRENHHLVRGLDYYTKTVFEAVSDELGITIIAGGRYDYLVEEMGGPPTPAIGFAVGIERISMLVKDLPQEEPLYMVIPFGDTLDYAFEVIKKLRDMGKRVETSYKKANLKKQLELANKLKADYVVLIGEDEKRQNTITIKNMHTGMQESISFLELAHERL; this is encoded by the coding sequence CCGATATGTTTCGGACACTGTAAGAAGCCTGCTTAAGCTATACAATTTTGAGGAGATAATTCTTCCTGTAGTTGAGTATCTTGAGGTGTTCCAGAGGAGCATAGGGGAGGTCACCGATATAGTCCAGAAGGAGATGTTTGTGTTTCAGGATAGGAAAGGAAGGTGGCTGGCTCTAAGACCCGAGGGCACTGCAGGAGCGGTAAGAGCTTACATACAAAACAGACTTTATGCACTAAAGCCTTATGTGAAGCTCTTTTATGAAGGTCCCATGTTCAGGTACGAGAGGCCTCAGGCGGGAAGATACAGACAGTTCCATCAGATAGGTGCTGAAGTTTTTGGTACGCTGGACCCTCAGGTGGATGCACAGATGATAGAGATGGTGCATACAATACTGACAAAGCTGGGCATAAGTGCTACCATAGAGATAAACTCCATTGGGTGCAGAGTGTGCAGACCTTCCTATAAAAAAGCCCTATCTGATTATCTGGAGGATGTTGTAGGACACTTGTGTGATGTGTGTCTTGACAGAAAAGATAAAAATCCTCTGCGGGTCCTAGACTGCAAAGTAGAAACCTGCAAGGAGGCAGTAAAGCAAGCTCCCAAGATGGTTGATTACCTCTGCCAAGAGTGTGCAACTCACTACGAAACTCTAAAGTCTTACTTAGACATGCTATCTATACCATACAGAGAGAACCACCATCTGGTGAGAGGTTTAGACTACTACACCAAGACAGTTTTTGAAGCTGTCTCTGATGAGCTGGGTATAACTATAATAGCGGGGGGAAGGTACGATTATCTGGTAGAGGAAATGGGAGGACCCCCTACCCCAGCTATAGGCTTTGCAGTGGGTATTGAAAGGATCTCCATGCTGGTAAAGGACCTTCCTCAGGAAGAGCCACTTTATATGGTAATTCCCTTTGGTGATACGCTGGATTACGCTTTTGAGGTAATAAAGAAGCTGAGAGATATGGGAAAGAGGGTAGAGACATCCTATAAAAAGGCTAATCTCAAGAAACAGCTGGAGCTTGCCAACAAGCTGAAGGCAGACTATGTAGTCCTTATAGGAGAGGACGAAAAAAGACAGAACACTATAACCATCAAGAACATGCACACAGGTATGCAAGAAAGCATTAGCTTTTTAGAGCTTGCCCATGAACGCCTTTGA